A portion of the Lysinibacillus timonensis genome contains these proteins:
- a CDS encoding restriction endonuclease encodes MRKRKEKKKKPIRLFPILVFILVGFIGWNYTKTITGSVYVMIGFLVLILLFKFWRKTGTYRKLRKAGIKEIDEMTGEEFEQYLGYLFEKRGFKVKFTKASGDYGADLILKDREDTIAVQAKRYSGTVGVKAVQEIIGALKMYDASQAWVITNSYFTKQAETLAETNDVYLINREELIEIILDTK; translated from the coding sequence TTGCGTAAACGGAAAGAAAAAAAGAAAAAACCGATTCGTCTCTTTCCAATCTTAGTATTCATTTTAGTCGGCTTTATTGGATGGAATTATACAAAAACAATTACTGGGTCTGTCTATGTAATGATTGGATTCCTTGTTCTAATACTTCTATTTAAGTTTTGGCGAAAGACTGGCACATATAGAAAGCTTAGAAAAGCGGGTATTAAAGAAATTGATGAAATGACCGGTGAAGAGTTTGAACAATACTTAGGCTATCTTTTCGAGAAGCGTGGTTTTAAAGTTAAATTCACAAAGGCCTCTGGAGATTATGGTGCTGATTTAATCTTGAAAGATCGAGAAGACACAATAGCTGTACAAGCAAAAAGATACTCAGGTACAGTTGGAGTCAAAGCGGTTCAAGAAATCATTGGCGCTCTTAAGATGTATGACGCCTCTCAAGCATGGGTCATTACAAATAGTTATTTTACAAAACAAGCGGAGACCCTTGCTGAAACAAATGATGTATATCTTATCAATCGAGAGGAATTAATTGAGATTATTTTAGATACGAAATAA
- a CDS encoding ABC transporter substrate-binding protein, whose protein sequence is MKKRLWFIGLCLVIGLVMAACGNGNGNGNGNGNTLAPPVTTTNPSDGDGGGDKPYIAIVSKGFQHQFWQAVKQGAEQAAEEFDVEITFEGPESESQVDKQIEMLQTAIDKKPDAIGFAALDSQASVNLLETAQSEGIPVIAFDSGVDSDIPLATASTDNEAAAALAAEKMAELIGGEGKVALVVHDQTSITGISRRDGFVNYMEENFPNIEIVDIQYGGGDHLKSTDLAKAIMQAHPDLKGLFGSNEGSAIGVVNAVQEMNKVGEITVVGFDSGKQQIDAIKSGLMAGAVTQNPVGIGYETVKAAVAAINGETVEKQIDTGFYWYDKDNLDSEEIKAAIYE, encoded by the coding sequence ATGAAAAAACGTTTATGGTTCATAGGGTTATGCTTGGTAATCGGTTTGGTAATGGCGGCATGTGGAAATGGAAATGGTAACGGAAACGGAAACGGAAACACATTAGCACCACCAGTGACAACAACTAATCCTAGTGATGGCGATGGCGGTGGTGATAAGCCGTATATTGCGATTGTATCGAAAGGATTCCAACACCAATTTTGGCAAGCTGTTAAACAAGGTGCCGAGCAAGCAGCAGAAGAATTTGATGTTGAAATTACTTTTGAAGGACCTGAAAGTGAGTCGCAAGTCGATAAGCAAATCGAAATGCTTCAAACGGCTATTGATAAAAAGCCCGATGCAATTGGCTTTGCAGCATTAGATTCTCAAGCTTCTGTAAACTTATTGGAAACTGCACAAAGTGAAGGTATTCCTGTAATTGCATTTGACTCAGGTGTCGACAGTGATATTCCATTAGCAACAGCTTCAACTGACAATGAAGCAGCAGCTGCACTTGCAGCAGAAAAAATGGCAGAGTTAATCGGTGGAGAAGGTAAAGTAGCGTTAGTTGTACATGACCAAACTTCCATAACAGGTATTAGCCGCCGTGACGGTTTTGTCAATTATATGGAGGAGAATTTCCCTAATATTGAGATAGTAGATATTCAATATGGTGGTGGAGACCATTTGAAATCTACTGACTTGGCAAAAGCCATTATGCAAGCACATCCAGATTTAAAAGGATTATTCGGGTCAAATGAAGGCTCGGCAATTGGTGTTGTAAATGCAGTACAAGAAATGAACAAAGTCGGCGAAATTACTGTTGTAGGATTTGACTCTGGGAAACAGCAAATTGATGCAATTAAAAGTGGCCTTATGGCAGGTGCTGTAACTCAAAACCCTGTGGGCATAGGTTATGAAACTGTAAAAGCAGCAGTAGCAGCAATTAACGGAGAAACTGTTGAGAAGCAAATTGATACTGGCTTTTACTGGTACGATAAAGACAATCTTGATAGCGAAGAAATAAAGGCGGCAATTTACGAGTAA
- a CDS encoding DeoR/GlpR family DNA-binding transcription regulator, whose translation MFPEERQLQIVKVLNARGNVKVAQLSKRFNVTVETIRRDLEKLELENKLKRTHGGAIAIDNGDDDEIPFNDRTVLNKEEKMSVAKEAITLINERDIIFLDASSTSFYLAKGLPNLELTVITNSLLVAYELSNRSNIQVVMTGGNLTKSSLSLVGPNVTRTIQYYHINKMFFSCKGFDKDWGISDSNELQGAVKRSVMEMAEEKILLIDYSKVNKRSFVFIENKNILDYLIVDKKADRQYLQDLQTENIKLLVCE comes from the coding sequence ATGTTTCCTGAAGAAAGACAACTACAAATCGTAAAGGTGCTTAACGCACGGGGGAATGTAAAAGTTGCTCAGTTAAGTAAGCGGTTTAATGTAACTGTTGAAACAATTAGACGTGATCTTGAAAAGTTAGAATTAGAAAATAAATTAAAACGTACCCATGGAGGTGCAATTGCCATTGACAATGGGGACGATGATGAAATTCCCTTTAATGATCGGACAGTTTTAAATAAAGAAGAAAAAATGAGCGTGGCTAAAGAGGCTATAACGCTAATAAATGAGCGAGATATCATCTTTTTGGATGCAAGTTCAACTTCATTTTATTTGGCAAAAGGCTTACCAAATTTAGAGTTAACAGTAATCACTAATTCGTTACTAGTTGCGTATGAGCTCTCAAATAGATCTAACATTCAAGTTGTGATGACAGGTGGAAATCTGACAAAGTCTTCTTTATCGCTAGTTGGACCCAACGTAACAAGAACCATTCAATATTATCATATCAACAAAATGTTCTTTTCATGTAAAGGATTCGATAAAGATTGGGGCATAAGTGATTCTAACGAATTACAAGGAGCCGTAAAACGATCTGTAATGGAGATGGCAGAAGAAAAAATACTGTTGATAGATTATTCAAAAGTGAATAAACGTTCTTTTGTTTTTATCGAAAATAAAAATATATTAGATTATTTAATCGTTGATAAAAAAGCAGATAGACAATACTTGCAAGATTTACAAACTGAAAATATTAAGCTATTAGTTTGTGAATAG
- a CDS encoding xanthine phosphoribosyltransferase, translating into MNLLKEKIIKEGKVLSDTVLKVDSFLNHQIDPLLMREIGEEFANRFSDEVITKILTIESSGIVPATMLGLTIGAPVVFARKRKSLTLSENLLTSKVHSFTKNETNEISVSKDYLLPDDNVLIIDDFLANGEAVKGLLDIVKQSGATLVGVGIVIEKGFQQGGQTLREEGVRIESLANIKSLTNGNVKFFE; encoded by the coding sequence TTGAATTTATTGAAAGAAAAAATTATCAAAGAGGGAAAAGTATTATCAGATACTGTTTTAAAAGTAGATTCATTTTTAAATCATCAAATAGATCCATTGTTAATGAGAGAGATTGGTGAAGAGTTTGCAAATAGATTCTCAGATGAAGTCATCACAAAAATATTAACGATTGAATCTTCAGGAATTGTTCCAGCAACAATGTTAGGCTTAACTATTGGTGCACCAGTAGTTTTTGCCCGTAAAAGAAAGTCATTAACACTATCCGAAAACTTATTAACATCAAAAGTTCATTCATTTACAAAAAATGAAACAAATGAAATCTCTGTATCAAAAGATTACCTATTACCTGACGATAATGTGCTTATTATTGATGACTTCCTAGCTAATGGAGAAGCAGTTAAGGGATTGTTAGATATTGTAAAGCAATCGGGAGCAACATTGGTAGGGGTTGGAATTGTTATTGAAAAAGGATTCCAGCAAGGAGGACAAACGTTACGTGAAGAGGGCGTTCGTATTGAATCTCTAGCAAATATTAAATCACTTACAAATGGCAACGTTAAGTTTTTTGAATAA
- a CDS encoding RbsD/FucU family protein, which yields MLKNIKSCISPELLKVLMEMGHGDEIVLADGNFPAASHAQQLVRLDGNQMTHVLKGILELLPLDHYVKNPISLMMHGEEVGRPAIWNDFEKVIKSEGYPFNVQYLERSHFYNRAKSAYCIVATSEQALYANIILKKGVIETE from the coding sequence ATGCTCAAAAATATAAAATCTTGTATTTCTCCCGAATTGCTAAAAGTACTAATGGAAATGGGTCATGGTGATGAAATTGTTTTAGCTGATGGGAATTTCCCCGCAGCCTCCCATGCCCAACAATTAGTTCGATTAGATGGCAATCAAATGACCCATGTACTTAAAGGCATTCTAGAATTGTTGCCCCTTGACCATTATGTAAAAAACCCAATTTCTTTAATGATGCATGGAGAAGAAGTAGGAAGACCAGCGATTTGGAACGATTTTGAAAAAGTTATAAAAAGTGAAGGGTATCCATTCAATGTTCAATATCTCGAACGCTCTCATTTTTATAATAGGGCTAAAAGTGCTTATTGTATAGTTGCAACAAGTGAGCAAGCACTATATGCAAATATCATATTAAAAAAAGGTGTTATAGAGACAGAATAG
- a CDS encoding carbohydrate kinase → MMNLSVLCIGELLIDFFCNERNVGLKDGSTFIKKAGGAPANVSASIAKLGGEAHFLGKVGNDPFGHFLNSTLQLVGVKTDLLLIDPHIPTTLAFVSLQEDGQRDFVFNRGADANITMDEIPLEVLSSMKIIHFGSATALLTHPFQQTYKDLLRYAKKQKSYISFDPNFRIDLWGENVEQFKGNIFECIPYCDFLKVSDEELVLLTNETDIPKAVKILHSFGVDCIAVTLGKDGTFFSLRGQSIFVPSISVQAIDTTGAGDAFVGATLFQLSKLENPQSISFKTWEEIICFSNKVGAIVCEKMGAIESLPTIEEVNLR, encoded by the coding sequence ATTATGAATTTATCTGTTTTATGTATTGGAGAATTGTTAATCGACTTTTTCTGTAATGAGCGAAATGTAGGATTGAAAGATGGTTCCACATTTATCAAAAAGGCTGGCGGGGCTCCTGCGAATGTTAGTGCATCCATTGCTAAGCTAGGGGGTGAAGCACATTTCCTAGGAAAAGTAGGTAATGATCCATTTGGGCATTTTCTTAACTCTACATTGCAATTAGTTGGGGTGAAAACAGATTTGTTATTAATAGACCCACACATTCCAACAACTCTTGCTTTTGTATCTCTACAAGAAGACGGACAAAGAGACTTTGTTTTTAACCGAGGGGCAGATGCCAATATAACAATGGATGAGATTCCTTTAGAAGTGCTTTCATCAATGAAAATTATTCACTTTGGATCTGCTACCGCTCTACTGACACATCCATTTCAACAAACTTACAAAGATTTGTTACGCTATGCAAAAAAGCAAAAAAGTTACATATCCTTTGACCCTAATTTTCGAATAGATTTATGGGGTGAAAATGTGGAACAGTTTAAAGGGAATATATTTGAATGTATACCATATTGTGACTTTTTAAAGGTTAGTGATGAAGAGCTAGTTCTCTTAACTAATGAAACAGATATCCCAAAAGCCGTTAAAATATTACATTCCTTTGGGGTCGATTGTATTGCTGTAACATTAGGAAAGGATGGCACCTTCTTTTCTTTAAGAGGGCAATCAATCTTTGTTCCAAGTATTTCTGTTCAAGCAATCGATACTACTGGAGCTGGTGATGCTTTTGTCGGTGCTACTTTATTTCAATTAAGCAAATTAGAAAACCCTCAATCGATTTCCTTTAAGACGTGGGAAGAGATTATTTGTTTTAGTAATAAAGTTGGGGCAATTGTTTGCGAAAAAATGGGGGCAATCGAGTCTCTCCCTACTATAGAAGAGGTCAATTTAAGATAA
- a CDS encoding ABC transporter permease — MQQLKNARLKKTTGGKLQQFLAFGSLVVLVIFFSIASPNFMQWSNIIGILLSTAVIGILALGATFVIITGGIDLSVGTVMTLSSVMTGVIIVNANLPIFVGIIGGMLTGAICGMLCGIAITKLNIPPFVATLAMMMIAKGLALVISNAAPIYFTDHEFFSKIALGTIIPGVEIPNAVLIFFILGIIAAVILSKTILGRFNFAIGSNEEATRLSGINVDRWKIAIYSLAGVFTGIAGVIMASRLNSAQPALGQGYELEAIAAVVIGGTSLSGGKGTIVGTIIGALIMSVLTNGLRVLSIPQEWQTVVVGFVIIFAVYMDILRRRKK, encoded by the coding sequence ATTCAACAATTGAAGAATGCAAGATTGAAGAAAACAACTGGAGGCAAGCTACAACAATTTTTAGCTTTTGGTAGTTTAGTAGTATTAGTTATCTTTTTCTCAATCGCTTCACCAAATTTTATGCAATGGAGCAACATTATTGGAATTTTGCTATCTACTGCAGTTATAGGTATTTTAGCGTTAGGTGCAACCTTTGTCATTATTACAGGTGGAATCGACCTATCTGTTGGTACAGTAATGACATTAAGTTCTGTAATGACAGGAGTTATCATAGTAAATGCAAATTTACCAATATTTGTAGGTATTATTGGTGGTATGTTAACCGGAGCAATTTGCGGAATGTTATGCGGAATTGCTATAACGAAATTGAATATACCACCTTTTGTTGCAACTTTAGCCATGATGATGATTGCAAAGGGATTAGCGCTTGTTATCTCGAATGCTGCACCGATTTATTTCACAGATCATGAATTTTTTTCAAAAATCGCATTAGGGACAATCATTCCCGGCGTTGAAATTCCAAATGCGGTACTAATCTTTTTTATACTAGGAATTATCGCAGCAGTGATCTTATCAAAAACAATACTTGGCAGATTTAACTTTGCTATAGGTAGTAACGAGGAAGCAACAAGGCTTTCAGGAATCAATGTAGATCGGTGGAAAATTGCCATATATAGTTTAGCGGGTGTATTTACCGGAATAGCCGGAGTTATCATGGCATCCCGGTTAAATTCTGCACAGCCTGCACTTGGGCAAGGCTACGAATTAGAAGCAATAGCGGCCGTAGTAATTGGTGGAACTTCCTTAAGTGGTGGAAAAGGTACGATTGTCGGTACAATTATCGGCGCTTTAATTATGAGTGTGCTAACAAATGGCCTTCGCGTATTATCTATTCCTCAAGAGTGGCAAACGGTTGTAGTTGGTTTTGTGATTATTTTTGCTGTATATATGGATATTTTACGTAGAAGGAAAAAGTAA
- a CDS encoding nucleobase:cation symporter-2 family protein: MNNAKAFTLGIQHLLAMYAGAILVPIIIGDALGFSSEQMTYLVAIDIMMCGIATLLQVMRGKFIGIGLPVVLGCTFTAVSPIIAIGSDKGVGAVYGAIIASGIIVVLISGVFGKLVKFFPPIVTGSVVTIIGISLIPVAINNMGGGQGAEDFGSGINIALAMVTLFIILLIYRFTTGFMRSITILLGLIFGTVIAAFLGKVDFQPVIEAGWLHMVQPFYFGTPTFDYGAIITMTLVAMVSLVESSGVYYALSDITKQKVESKDLSRGYRSEGLASIIGGIFNAFPYTTFSQNVGLIKMTGVKERSVIFITGSLLVLLGFLPKIAALTTIIPTSVLGGAMLAMFGMVVTQGITMLAPEIMRSPENAMVAAVAVGLGAGVVFVPNIFAVLPEWITVLTSNGIVCGSVTAIVLNIVFNMIGTKKEEPMHAKTVGVE, translated from the coding sequence ATGAATAATGCAAAAGCGTTTACGCTTGGTATCCAACATTTACTTGCTATGTATGCGGGAGCTATTTTAGTGCCGATTATTATCGGTGATGCCCTAGGCTTTTCATCTGAACAAATGACCTATTTGGTTGCCATTGACATTATGATGTGTGGTATTGCGACTTTATTGCAAGTAATGAGAGGGAAATTTATAGGTATTGGGTTACCAGTAGTTTTGGGATGTACATTTACAGCTGTATCTCCAATTATCGCCATTGGTTCGGACAAGGGTGTTGGTGCGGTTTATGGAGCAATTATTGCATCTGGAATTATTGTTGTTTTAATTTCGGGGGTCTTTGGTAAACTTGTGAAGTTCTTCCCTCCAATCGTTACAGGCTCTGTTGTAACCATTATTGGAATTTCATTAATACCTGTAGCCATCAATAATATGGGTGGTGGTCAAGGTGCTGAAGATTTCGGTTCTGGTATCAATATTGCATTAGCTATGGTTACTTTATTCATTATTCTTTTAATCTATCGTTTTACTACTGGGTTTATGCGTTCAATTACAATTTTACTAGGTTTGATCTTTGGAACTGTTATCGCTGCATTTTTAGGAAAAGTTGATTTTCAACCAGTAATTGAAGCTGGGTGGTTACATATGGTACAACCATTCTATTTTGGTACACCAACTTTTGACTATGGTGCTATTATTACGATGACGCTAGTGGCAATGGTCTCTCTAGTAGAATCTTCAGGAGTTTACTATGCTCTAAGTGATATTACAAAACAGAAAGTCGAATCAAAAGATCTATCAAGAGGATATCGTTCTGAAGGGTTAGCATCCATTATTGGTGGAATTTTCAATGCGTTCCCTTATACAACATTCTCGCAAAACGTTGGTCTAATAAAAATGACAGGTGTAAAAGAACGAAGTGTTATCTTTATTACTGGATCATTATTGGTATTACTTGGTTTTTTACCGAAAATCGCTGCTTTAACAACAATTATCCCTACATCAGTATTAGGTGGTGCAATGCTAGCGATGTTTGGTATGGTTGTTACCCAAGGAATCACGATGTTAGCACCAGAAATTATGCGCTCGCCTGAAAACGCAATGGTAGCAGCTGTTGCTGTCGGATTAGGTGCTGGTGTAGTATTTGTGCCTAATATCTTTGCGGTTCTTCCAGAGTGGATCACTGTACTAACTTCTAATGGCATTGTTTGTGGTTCTGTAACTGCCATCGTATTAAATATTGTGTTTAATATGATCGGTACAAAAAAAGAAGAACCAATGCATGCCAAAACGGTTGGAGTAGAATAA
- a CDS encoding nitric oxide synthase oxygenase, with protein sequence MNLLEVEQFLVQYKDEMGLSDKWYDEKLNQIIQEERYFPTTEELSFGARVAWRNSNRCIGRLFWKSLHIFDERHTEDEEEIFKALLRHIKYATNNGKIKPAITVFNHKNIRIWNDQIIRYAGYETENGILGDSKSLVFTKVCQELGWQGEGTHFDVLPIVIQVGERTPVFFNIPKDYILEVPIRHPEIKEFEELNLKWYAVPIISNLSLSLGGIEYQAAPFNGWYMGTEIGARNLADIDRYNMLPKIAEILCLNTNTNSSLWKDRALVELNIAVLHSFREDGVSIVDHHTAAQQFKVFQQQEKESNRQVTGDWKWLIPPMSPAATHIYHQPIANIIKKPNYFYQKKPY encoded by the coding sequence ATGAACTTATTAGAAGTTGAACAATTTTTAGTTCAATATAAAGATGAGATGGGGCTATCAGACAAATGGTATGATGAAAAATTAAATCAGATAATACAAGAGGAGCGCTATTTTCCAACTACAGAGGAACTAAGTTTTGGAGCTCGAGTTGCTTGGCGCAATAGCAATCGCTGTATCGGAAGGTTGTTTTGGAAGTCACTGCATATTTTTGATGAACGGCATACAGAGGATGAAGAAGAAATATTTAAGGCGCTTCTACGACATATAAAATATGCGACAAATAATGGGAAGATTAAACCAGCAATAACCGTATTTAATCACAAAAATATTAGGATATGGAATGATCAAATAATTCGTTATGCTGGTTATGAAACAGAGAATGGTATTCTTGGAGACTCAAAATCACTTGTTTTTACGAAAGTTTGCCAAGAGCTAGGGTGGCAAGGGGAAGGGACACATTTTGATGTGTTGCCAATTGTAATTCAGGTGGGGGAGCGAACACCAGTATTCTTTAATATACCAAAAGACTATATTTTAGAGGTTCCAATTCGTCATCCTGAGATTAAAGAGTTTGAAGAGCTTAATTTGAAATGGTATGCAGTGCCAATTATATCAAACCTATCATTAAGTTTAGGTGGTATTGAATATCAAGCTGCCCCTTTTAATGGTTGGTATATGGGAACAGAAATAGGTGCTAGAAATCTGGCTGATATAGATCGCTATAACATGTTACCTAAAATTGCAGAAATACTATGTTTAAATACGAATACGAATTCAAGCCTATGGAAGGACAGAGCACTTGTTGAACTAAACATAGCAGTATTACATTCATTTAGGGAAGACGGTGTTAGTATAGTAGATCATCATACAGCAGCCCAACAATTCAAGGTATTTCAACAGCAGGAAAAAGAAAGTAATCGTCAGGTGACAGGAGATTGGAAGTGGCTTATACCTCCTATGTCCCCTGCAGCAACACATATTTATCATCAACCAATAGCTAATATTATTAAAAAACCTAATTACTTTTATCAAAAAAAGCCATATTAA
- a CDS encoding sugar ABC transporter ATP-binding protein, whose protein sequence is MTKLLEMKNISKAFPGVQALSNVSIDLNSGEVLALVGENGAGKSTLMKILTGIYKADEGEILLNGAKINVASTKRATELGISMIHQELNLMKDLTIAENIFIGREPKGLMNLFIKDQQVNSMTEDLFKQLSLNLDARTKVEELTIAKQQMVEIAKALSFNSKILIMDEPTTALTEKEIDVLFEIIENLKRSGVGIIYISHRMDELKRISDRITIMRDGEYVDTLPSKETDIKEVIRLMVGREVYIESKPTTTNRDREIVLELKNISTNNNLKDISFKLRKGEILGFAGLMGSGRTEVANAIFGIDKIKQGEMYLRGERVKISNPTQAVQNGIGYLTEDRKHLGLLLDMDVKTNITIATLKNFQRAGFVQDDQIAITAEQYVKRLKVKTPSIHQHIRFLSGGNQQKVVISKWLLRDCDILIFDEPTRGIDVGAKGDIYKLLEDLANEGKSIIMISSELPEVLRMSHRIVVMSEGRMTGILEASEASQEKIMELATAYRD, encoded by the coding sequence ATGACAAAATTATTAGAGATGAAAAATATCTCAAAAGCATTTCCTGGTGTTCAAGCATTATCAAATGTATCAATTGATTTAAATAGTGGAGAAGTTTTAGCTTTAGTTGGAGAAAATGGTGCGGGGAAATCTACTTTGATGAAAATCTTAACAGGAATATATAAGGCTGATGAGGGAGAAATACTCCTAAACGGAGCAAAGATTAATGTGGCTAGTACTAAAAGGGCAACAGAATTAGGAATATCGATGATTCACCAAGAGTTAAATTTAATGAAGGATTTAACAATTGCTGAAAATATTTTCATAGGTAGAGAGCCAAAAGGGTTAATGAATTTATTCATAAAAGATCAGCAAGTAAATAGTATGACAGAAGATTTATTTAAACAACTATCTTTAAATTTAGATGCAAGAACAAAAGTTGAAGAATTAACAATAGCGAAGCAACAAATGGTAGAAATAGCGAAAGCGCTTTCTTTCAACTCGAAAATATTAATTATGGATGAACCGACAACGGCGCTAACAGAAAAAGAAATAGATGTGCTATTTGAAATTATTGAAAACTTAAAAAGAAGTGGCGTTGGTATTATATACATCTCTCATCGAATGGATGAACTAAAACGTATTTCTGACCGAATTACGATAATGAGAGACGGTGAATATGTGGACACACTTCCTTCAAAAGAAACAGATATAAAAGAAGTGATTCGCTTAATGGTAGGGCGCGAAGTATATATCGAATCAAAGCCTACCACGACAAATAGAGATAGAGAAATAGTTTTAGAGTTGAAAAATATTTCAACGAATAACAATTTAAAGGATATATCATTTAAACTCCGAAAAGGGGAAATTTTGGGCTTTGCCGGGCTAATGGGTTCAGGCCGAACAGAAGTTGCAAATGCAATTTTCGGCATTGACAAAATAAAACAAGGTGAAATGTATCTGCGTGGAGAGAGAGTAAAAATCTCAAATCCTACTCAAGCTGTTCAAAATGGTATAGGTTACTTAACGGAAGATCGAAAACACTTGGGATTACTTCTTGATATGGATGTAAAGACGAATATTACGATTGCCACATTAAAAAACTTTCAGCGCGCGGGATTCGTGCAGGATGACCAAATTGCCATAACTGCTGAGCAATATGTGAAAAGGTTAAAAGTTAAAACACCTTCTATCCATCAACATATTCGGTTTTTATCAGGAGGAAATCAACAGAAAGTCGTCATATCAAAATGGCTTCTAAGAGATTGCGATATTTTAATATTTGATGAACCAACTAGAGGGATAGACGTTGGGGCTAAAGGTGATATTTATAAGTTACTTGAAGATCTAGCAAATGAGGGGAAATCAATTATTATGATCTCATCCGAATTACCAGAAGTTTTGAGAATGAGTCATAGAATCGTTGTCATGTCAGAAGGAAGAATGACAGGAATTTTAGAAGCTTCGGAAGCTAGTCAAGAGAAGATTATGGAACTCGCAACAGCATATAGGGATTGA
- a CDS encoding MFS transporter, whose protein sequence is MTTNQITKPSRKFHITTATLLFVVAICFFATTLRSPITGVGPVISYIRESLNISNVLAGFLTTIPLLAFAIVSPFAPRVSRKFGMELTLFLSVILITFGIIIRSLGNTPTLLLGTILIGAAIAFGNVLVPSFFKLKYPLHIGLLTGLYTVSMNVSAGVSLGISQPIAENTAFGWQGALGIPIILTIITLIVWIPLLRGKKLDLSSLSNSATPNTVEKAIWKSPLAWAIAISMGLQSILFYCTTAWLPEILVSQGFSAANAGLMTSIMQYSQIPMTFLIPIIAEKFSSQRPIVFIFTLFYIIGFIGIYNQWTDYTLLWMMCLGLAGGASFGVVLMFFTLRTKTAYEAAQISGFAQSVGYSLAAVGPVLFGYLHDTVGNWNQPILLFLIFAVMLFISANVSAKNRYI, encoded by the coding sequence ATGACGACAAATCAAATAACAAAACCTAGCAGAAAATTTCACATTACTACAGCTACCCTTCTATTTGTAGTAGCAATCTGCTTTTTTGCTACCACCTTAAGAAGTCCTATCACTGGAGTAGGGCCGGTCATTTCGTACATACGTGAAAGTTTAAACATATCAAATGTATTAGCTGGTTTCTTAACGACAATACCACTTTTGGCATTTGCTATTGTTTCTCCATTTGCACCAAGAGTTTCAAGAAAATTTGGTATGGAACTCACATTGTTTTTATCTGTTATATTAATTACATTTGGTATTATCATTCGTTCACTTGGCAATACACCTACATTACTTTTAGGTACAATATTAATTGGTGCAGCGATTGCATTTGGAAATGTACTCGTACCTAGCTTTTTTAAATTAAAGTATCCACTCCATATCGGATTATTAACAGGGCTTTATACTGTTTCAATGAATGTATCAGCAGGAGTCTCTCTCGGAATTAGTCAACCAATTGCGGAAAACACAGCGTTTGGCTGGCAAGGAGCATTAGGTATTCCTATCATTTTAACGATTATTACTCTTATTGTATGGATTCCTTTGCTCCGAGGAAAAAAATTAGATTTGTCTTCATTAAGCAATAGTGCAACACCTAATACTGTGGAGAAAGCCATTTGGAAATCTCCTTTAGCGTGGGCTATAGCTATTTCTATGGGTTTACAGTCTATCTTGTTTTATTGTACTACAGCATGGTTACCAGAGATTTTAGTTTCCCAAGGGTTCTCTGCTGCTAACGCAGGATTAATGACATCCATTATGCAGTATTCCCAAATCCCCATGACTTTTTTAATTCCAATTATAGCTGAAAAATTCTCTTCACAGCGTCCTATTGTTTTTATATTTACACTTTTTTATATTATAGGGTTCATTGGGATTTATAATCAATGGACTGACTATACATTGTTATGGATGATGTGTTTAGGACTTGCAGGTGGAGCATCCTTTGGTGTCGTACTAATGTTCTTCACTCTACGAACAAAAACTGCTTATGAAGCCGCGCAAATTTCTGGATTCGCTCAATCTGTAGGTTATTCACTTGCTGCAGTTGGTCCAGTCTTATTTGGATATTTACATGATACAGTTGGAAATTGGAATCAACCGATTTTATTATTTTTAATTTTTGCAGTAATGTTATTTATTTCTGCAAATGTAAGTGCTAAGAATAGATATATTTGA